In the Wyeomyia smithii strain HCP4-BCI-WySm-NY-G18 chromosome 2, ASM2978416v1, whole genome shotgun sequence genome, one interval contains:
- the LOC129724297 gene encoding ubiquitin-like-conjugating enzyme ATG3 → MQNVINSVKGTALGVAEYLTPVLKESKFRETGVLTPEEFVAAGDHLTHHCPTWAWAVGDESRIKPYLPKNKQFLITRNVPCYRRCKQMEYVGEETLVEESDQDGGWVETHHYNPDEPSGSGLEEKVCEMTLDGSKTDDDVAVDMDDLKNLEEDEEDDEEGAAIDMDEFEESGLLDEDDPSRATVPVENVKKKSTETEGDSVVHTRTYDLHITYDKYYQTPRLWVVGYDENRKPLTVEQMYEDVSQDHAKKTVTMETHPHLPGPNMASVHPCKHADIMKKIIQTVEEGGGELGVHMYLIIFLKFVQTVIPTIEYDFTQNFNITNK, encoded by the exons ATGCAAAACGTGATAAATTCGGTTAAGGGAACGGCTCTGGGGGTAGCCGAATATTTGACTCCAGTACTGAAG GAATCGAAATTTAGGGAGACCGGAGTGCTGACGCCGGAAGAATTTGTAGCCGCTGGTGACCATCTGACTCATCACTGTCCTACCTGGGCTTGGGCAGTTGGGGACGAAAGCAGAATAAAGCCCTATCTGCCAAAGA ATAAACAGTTTCTCATCACGCGGAACGTACCCTGCTATAGGCGCTGCAAACAAATGGAATATGTGGGCGAGGAGACGTTGGTTGAGGAAAGTGACCAGGATGGGGGTTGGGTGGAAACACATCACTACAATCCGGATGAACCCTCCGGATCCGGTTTGGAGGAGAAGGTTTGCGAAATGACACTGGATGGTTCCAAAACGGATGATGACGTTGCTGTCGATATGGACGATCTAAAAAATCTGGAGGAAGATGAGGAAGACGATGAGGAAGGTGCAGCCATCGATATGGATGAATTTGAAGAAAGCGGTCTGCTGGATGAAGATGATCCG TCTAGAGCGACCGTGCCAGTGGAGAACGTGAAGAAAAAGTCTACCGAAACCGAGGGAGACTCGGTAGTGCACACAAGAACTTACGACTTGCACATCACCTACGACAAGTACTATCAGACGCCTCGTTTATGGGTGGTGGGCTACGATGAAAACCGTAAACCGTTAACAGTGGAGCAAATGTACGAAGATGTCAGCCAGGATCATGCTAAAAAGACCGTTACAATGGAAACGCACCCCCACCTACCAGGTCCGAACATGGCGTCCGTGCATCCTTGCAA GCATGCGGATATTATGAAGAAAATCATCCAAACTGTCGAAGAAGGTGGAGGTGAACTGGGGGTTCACATGTATCTCATCATATTTCTCAAGTTTGTTCAAACGGTCATTCCAACGATCGAGTATGATTTTACGCAAAACTTCAACATCACAAATAAGTAA
- the LOC129724298 gene encoding calcium channel flower isoform X1 has protein sequence MSFTERLAGLMARPGQDNVPRDDVPWHLKYGGRAVGIVGGFFAVLFGLYNCIGILLGDIGCLVGGILQILAGFVVLAIEAPFCFIFIDYVQQVAEKADQRPYWNRAALYCVIAIPPVILCLGLGSLFGCGLIFLTGMIYGMMALGKKASFAEMRAAAAAAASSAEQGRSGSSGGAVNLAQAGGVQSSKQNSTLVNNVQPIAYSMPPPYDSVA, from the exons ATG TCCTTTACCGAGCGGCTCGCCGGCCTCATGGCCCGTCCCGGTCAGGACAACGTACCCAGGGATGATGTACCGTGGCATCTGAAATACGGCGGACGTGCGGTCGGCATTGTGGGTGGATTCT TCGCCGTTCTTTTCGGTCTATATAACTGTATTGGAATTCTACTAGGAGACATCGGCTGTCTTGTAGGCGGTATCCTACAGATATTGGCGGGTTTTGTGGTCCTGGCCATAGAAGCACCATTTTGCTTCATATTCATCGATTATGTCCAACAGGTAGCGGAAAAGGCTGACCAGCGGCCTTACTGGAATCGAGCTGCCCTCTACTGCGT AATCGCCATTCCACCTGTAATTCTATGCCTTGGTTTGGGAAGTTTATTCGGATGTGGTCTTATATTCCTCACAGGAATGATCTACGGAATGATGGCGCTGGGCAAAAA AGCGTCATTTGCGGAAATGCGggcagcggcggcggcggcggcctCGTCCGCTGAACAGGGCAGAAGTGGTAGCAGCGGCGGAGCAGTGAACCTAGCACAGGCCGGAGGCGTTCAGAGCAGCAAGCAAAACTCCACACTGGTGAATAATGTGCAACCGATCGCTTACAGTATGCCTCCACCGTACGACAGTGTAGCCTAA
- the LOC129724298 gene encoding calcium channel flower isoform X2 — protein sequence MSFTERLAGLMARPGQDNVPRDDVPWHLKYGGRAVGIVGGFFAVLFGLYNCIGILLGDIGCLVGGILQILAGFVVLAIEAPFCFIFIDYVQQVAEKADQRPYWNRAALYCVIAIPPVILCLGLGSLFGCGLIFLTGMIYGMMALGKKGTREDMAAMASPNAMSPVQGVPSTDQHSTLMEDPDSVICGNAGSGGGGGLVR from the exons ATG TCCTTTACCGAGCGGCTCGCCGGCCTCATGGCCCGTCCCGGTCAGGACAACGTACCCAGGGATGATGTACCGTGGCATCTGAAATACGGCGGACGTGCGGTCGGCATTGTGGGTGGATTCT TCGCCGTTCTTTTCGGTCTATATAACTGTATTGGAATTCTACTAGGAGACATCGGCTGTCTTGTAGGCGGTATCCTACAGATATTGGCGGGTTTTGTGGTCCTGGCCATAGAAGCACCATTTTGCTTCATATTCATCGATTATGTCCAACAGGTAGCGGAAAAGGCTGACCAGCGGCCTTACTGGAATCGAGCTGCCCTCTACTGCGT AATCGCCATTCCACCTGTAATTCTATGCCTTGGTTTGGGAAGTTTATTCGGATGTGGTCTTATATTCCTCACAGGAATGATCTACGGAATGATGGCGCTGGGCAAAAA GGGTACACGCGAGGATATGGCGGCGATGGCATCGCCTAATGCGATGTCGCCGGTACAGGGCGTACCGTCTACTGATCAGCACTCGACCTTAATGGAGGATCCCGAT AGCGTCATTTGCGGAAATGCGggcagcggcggcggcggcggcctCGTCCGCTGA
- the LOC129724298 gene encoding calcium channel flower isoform X3: MSFTERLAGLMARPGQDNVPRDDVPWHLKYGGRAVGIVGGFFAVLFGLYNCIGILLGDIGCLVGGILQILAGFVVLAIEAPFCFIFIDYVQQVAEKADQRPYWNRAALYCVIAIPPVILCLGLGSLFGCGLIFLTGMIYGMMALGKKGTREDMAAMASPNAMSPVQGVPSTDQHSTLMEDPDVWRPT; encoded by the exons ATG TCCTTTACCGAGCGGCTCGCCGGCCTCATGGCCCGTCCCGGTCAGGACAACGTACCCAGGGATGATGTACCGTGGCATCTGAAATACGGCGGACGTGCGGTCGGCATTGTGGGTGGATTCT TCGCCGTTCTTTTCGGTCTATATAACTGTATTGGAATTCTACTAGGAGACATCGGCTGTCTTGTAGGCGGTATCCTACAGATATTGGCGGGTTTTGTGGTCCTGGCCATAGAAGCACCATTTTGCTTCATATTCATCGATTATGTCCAACAGGTAGCGGAAAAGGCTGACCAGCGGCCTTACTGGAATCGAGCTGCCCTCTACTGCGT AATCGCCATTCCACCTGTAATTCTATGCCTTGGTTTGGGAAGTTTATTCGGATGTGGTCTTATATTCCTCACAGGAATGATCTACGGAATGATGGCGCTGGGCAAAAA GGGTACACGCGAGGATATGGCGGCGATGGCATCGCCTAATGCGATGTCGCCGGTACAGGGCGTACCGTCTACTGATCAGCACTCGACCTTAATGGAGGATCCCGATGTATGGCGTCCAACATAA
- the LOC129724300 gene encoding uncharacterized protein LOC129724300 — translation MIKFLLTFGAGVYTGIYITQNFEVPRVDEPVKLWDKTSEKVKDFLDQHKKP, via the exons ATGATCAAATTTTTG TTAACCTTTGGAGCCGGGGTGTATACCGGGATATACATCACGCAAAATTTTGAG GTCCCCCGAGTTGACGAACCGGTGAAATTGTGGGACAAGACTTCGGAGAAGGTGAAAGATTTTCTAGATCAACACAAGAAACCGTGA
- the LOC129724299 gene encoding ER membrane protein complex subunit 4, producing MATKIANKKFKWQLDFTNSSNRSRSSSDIASPPGFNPSAGQVHSEVARDNDQSHLILKKSWDIALGPIKQFPMNLLIMYMSGNSISIFPIMMVVMMFIRPIKAVLSTGATFKVIEGVQATGQKFVYFLGNLVNIGLALYKCHSMGLLPTHASDWLAFVEPQARLEYSGGGMALF from the exons ATGGCAACGAAAATTGCAAACAAAAAGTTTAAATGGCAGCTGGATTTCACGAATAG TTCAAACAGGTCCCGTAGCAGCTCGGATATTGCTTCACCTCCGGGGTTCAATCCGTCGGCTGGTCAGGTACACAGCGAAGTCGCTCGTGACAACGACCAGAGCCATCTAATCCTGAAAAAGAGCTGGGATATCGCCCTTGGACCGATTAAGCAGTTTCCGATGAATCTGCTCATAATGTACATGTCCGGAAACTCAATCAGCATTTTTCCAATTATGATGGTGGTCATGATGTTCATTCGGCCGATCAAAGCTGTCCTGTCGACTGGAGCTACATTTAAGGTAATCGAAGGGGTACAGGCAACTGGACAAAAGTTCGTGTACTTTTTGGGTAATCTGGTCAACATCGGATTAGCACTTTACAAATGCCACAGCATGGGATTACTGCCAACGCACGCCTCGGATTGGTTGGCCTTTGTGGAACCCCAGGCTAGGCTGGAATATTCGGGCGGCGGTATGGCACTTTTCTAG
- the LOC129724295 gene encoding sorting nexin-8-like, which produces MTKMIESSPVAMVTISRSSLSNKSPEPDNCAINDSRFDAVDPSRSPSVGDTFVSAGTKGPLSSSESDSDDSSGDEAGQPGGEGSAVRSSSLNSNHNSATAFDHVSSLPLEDGIVGGIRPLSPGEGPSGSTSISLSMGSVGDELADRSPSQPLIAVTVIPEKKGIFLKHSEYEIKARAYDTVVRRRYKDFLVLFSYLVEKYPYRIIPSLPPKQLLSDSLVEERRGSLKTWLTILSMHPVLGSSPILVTFLSDKTQDYRFRMRVMYEKQIDEFSRLRDDVDLPLEDLEKLTAGRDRLRKVLQSLRRLRKIFDEQAFRAEQQARDMAEVDQILQGLEVPNVFEEKTFEELSQSAQTVARHSETYVQLQRHAVNERIHVLMEVLSAHNDLCHRVAKGIFAEHQKALSKSHATGRPKTKSVTRGVASSNCTAQQPEETQCREVMDHCGRRCAFALQCVRSETSLTEKYLLSLPSILLAYANEESQYHSKMSKIWHQLAANESSKLC; this is translated from the exons atGACAAAGATGATTGAATCATCTCCAGTTGCTATGGTCACAATATCGCGGAGTTCTTTGTCAAACAAAAGTCCGGAACCGGATAACTGTGCGATTAACGATAGTCGTTTCGATGCCGTAGATCCGTCTCGCTCGCCATCGGTCGGAGATACTTTTGTTTCCGCCGGTACTAAAGGTCCACTGTCATCGTCCGAATCCGATTCTGATGATTCCAGCGGCGATGAGGCGGGCCAGCCGGGCGGTGAAGGATCAGCAGTGCGCTCGTCATCTTTGAACAGTAATCACAACTCAGCCACTGCCTTCGACCACGTGTCCTCGTTACCGCTAGAGGATGGCATCGTCGGTGGAATTCGCCCCCTGTCACCGGGCGAGGGACCATCGGGATCGACGTCCATTTCGCTGTCTATGGGATCGGTGG GAGACGAGCTAGCCGACAGAAGCCCAAGCCAGCCGCTTATTGCGGTCACAGTGATCCCAGAGAAGAAGGGCATCTTTCTGAAGCATTCTGAGTATGAG ATAAAGGCAAGGGCCTACGACACAGTGGTGCGCAGACGTTACAAGGACTTTTTAGTGCTGTTCAGTTACCTCGTTGAGAAATACCCCTATCG TATAATTCCAAGCCTTCCTCCCAAGCAGCTACTGTCGGACTCCCTGGTCGAGGAGCGCCGCGGCAGCCTCAAGACATGGCTCACGATACTCTCGATGCATCCAGTTCTCGGCAGTTCCCCGATATTGGTGACATTTCTAAGCGACAAAACGCAAGACTACCGTTTTCGGATGCGTGTCATGTACGAAAAGCAGATTGACGAATTTAGCCGTCTGCGGGACGACGTTGACCTTCCCCTGGAGGATCTCGAAAAGCTAACGGCCGGACGGGACCGGTTACGAAAGGTGCTCCAATCGTTACGGcgtttgcgcaaaattttcgatgaacaGGCATTTCGAGCCGAGCAACAGGCCCGCGATATGGCCGAGGTCGATCAGATACTGCAAGGTCTTGAAGTGCCGAACGTGTTCGAGGAGAAAACGTTCGAAGAGCTGTCACAAAGTGCGCAAACGGTTGCACGACATTCCGAAACGTACGTCCAGCTGCAGCGACACGCTGTTAATGAACGGATCCACGTGCTAATGGAGGTACTCTCTGCGCACAA CGATCTGTGCCATAGAGTGGCGAAAGGAATCTTTGCCGAACATCAGAAAGCTCTCTCGAAATCACATGCCACTGGCAGACCAAAGACGAAAAGTGTCACGCGCGGTGTTGCA TCAAGTAATTGCACAGCACAACAACCCGAGGAAACGCAGTGCCGTGAAGTGATGGATCACTGCGGGCGTCGTTGTGCTTTCGCTCTGCAGTGTGTACGCAGTGAGACGTCCTTAACCGAGAAATATCTCCTGTCCCTACCGTCGATTCTGCTCGCCTACGCTAATGAGGAGTCCCAATATCACAGCAAG ATGTCGAAGATTTGGCATCAGCTAGCAGCTAACGAATCTTCCAAATTGTGCTAG
- the LOC129724294 gene encoding transmembrane channel-like protein 7, protein MSGGKDRRSRASKTQGWEEAGGEFYQESYPADLEGMQRDPSKIATLLPSKQTRNATTRRVRPSQQDTKGTRRRTSFSTAARRGSQYHEIQVATLPDLSENLINEERTWEEIQEIKSMPVPMAQKREMKAQLQNATKLRLQGFEQIKWRRRKAWQSIRAKWSEYRTKLELWRMSLKTIEGNFGTGVVAYFLFLRWLMFLNLIVFGLMSMFIVLPHLILTEPQDVPCEQQQDPTSVECCSESYVNATRNVHFSVLDVIQGTGFMEGTLLFYGMYTNMIYGYSPLEDRLASLAIRTASTTTTTTTSTTMMTTTMAPSNSSISSSSIISTTAASATVMSAVAEEIRSSNFSSLNDSYFEAFMMEAEEAIDQSRTGASSGTVLYYDFPLVYVIITAICYVVALIAIMKAVVRQFKDRIAEGEGLFYQYCNLVFGGWDFCIHNEKSADIKHKALYNEIRSLLHTKRFENERINRSRDFMVKLIAIRFFINFVVVMILLIAVVIIYVLFNESMSKLEPNFQPNHLVNFPRVPSWQTISSFGYSTTLEATSTSSTPPYYMISRDSSSSPTMTDQIEYNLSQRLEVLFYEFLPYIAIVCMNLVVPLFFNYLVQFEKYSPLFVIKISLFRTVFLRLSSLAVLLSRFYFLIKPKSFQTATNGTDFSAYYTIETNSTSIDQCYDATRGTPQCWETFVGQQFYKLFIVDFVTHFLVTFFVNFPRAICARHSNSRIAKFIGEQEFELSKHVLDVIYSQTLCWLGTFYTPFLPLIAAVLFFFMFYIKKFACLVNSNPSSILYRASRSNSLFMSTLLISFTVAIIPVVYACAEIIPSRSCGPFRGLPSVWDRAINAFMKMPLFFQNIIFYFGTASFAVPCFVVLTFFIYYYYAVSAANRHMVSVLKHQLVLEGHDKQFLLSRLSLFIKQQQEYQKRMMRQAAEQGMLPQQANNIQHSNTPPVAPPKPVQLKQDPQEQQPPLPPRADRDSKPSSRDRDRKENASGECK, encoded by the exons AAAACCTTATCAACGAAGAACGTACATGGGAGGAAATACAGGAAATCAAATCAATGCCCGTTCCGATGGCACAAAAACGTGAAATGAAAGCTCAACTACAG AACGCCACCAAACTGCGCCTGCAAGGCTTCGAACAAATCAAGTGGCGCCGCCGGAAAGCGTGGCAAAGCATCCGGGCCAAGTGGAGCGAGTACCGCACCAAGCTGGAGCTGTGGCGAATGTCACTGAAAACCATAGAGGGCAACTTCGGCACCGGAGTGGTCGCGTATTTCCTCTTTCTGCGATGGCTGATGTTTCTCAACCTGATCGTGTTTGGGCTGATGTCGATGTTCATCGTACTGCCACATCTGATCCTTACGGAGCCCCAGGATGTGCCCTGTGAGCAACAGCAGGATCCGACCTCGGTAGAATGTTGCTCGGAGTCGTACGTAAATGCTACGCGAAACGTGCACTTCTCTGTGCTGGATGTCATACAGGGTACGGGCTTTATGGAGGGTACACTGTTATTCTACGGGATGTACACCAACATGATCTATGGGTATAGTCCTCTAGAGGACCGTCTCGCATCGTTAGCCATCAGGACAGCATCGACgacgacaacaacaacaacgtcgACAACGATGATGACTACGACAATGGCGCCATCTAATAGCAGCATCAGTAGCAGCAGTATTATTAGTACTACAGCGGCTAGTGCCACCGTTATGAGTGCGGTTGCGGAAGAGATAAGGAGTAGTAACTTCAGCAGTCTAAACGACAGTTATTTCGAAGCATTCATGATGGAAGCGGAGGAAGCTATCGACCAAAGTAGAACTGGAGCAAGCTCTGGTACGGTTCTGTACTACGACTTCCCCCTAGTTTACGTGATAATAACGGCCATTTGCTACGTGGTCGCGTTGATTGCGATCATGAAGGCAGTCGTTCGGCAGTTCAAAGATCGCATTGCCGAGGGCGAAGGTCTGTTCTATCAGTACTGTAATTTAGTCTTCGGAGGCTGGGACTTTTGTATTCACAATGAAAAGTCCGCTGATATTAAACATAAGGCACTTTATAATGAGATTCGTTCGCTGCTTCATACGAAGCGTTTCGAAAATGAGCGTATTAATCGTTCGCGAGATTTTATGGTTAAGCTTATTGCAATAcgatttttcattaattttgtaGTCGTGATGATACTGCTGATAGCAGTAGTGATTATATACGTACTGTTCAACGAGTCAATGTCCAAATTAGAGCCAAACTTTCAACCCAATCATTTGGTTAATTTTCCTCGCGTTCCGTCATGGCAAACGATCTCCTCGTTTGGATATTCCACTACATTGGAGGCGACGTCAACTAGCTCAACTCCTCCATATTACATGATCTCACGAGATTCTTCCTCCTCGCCGACAATGACGGACCAAATAGAGTACAACCTGTCCCAGCGGTTAGAAGTGCTCTTCTACGAGTTCCTTCCCTATATTGCGATCGTATGTATGAATCTTGTAGTTCCACTTTTCTTTAACTACCTTGTTCAGTTCGAGAAATATTCTCCACTATTTGTAATCAAAATCTCTCTCTTCCGGACCGTATTTCTGAGACTGTCTTCGCTGGCAGTTCTGTTAAGTCGGTTTTACTTTCTCATCAAGCCCAAATCGTTTCAAACGGCAACAAACGGAACTGATTTCTCAGCTTATTATACCATTGAAACTAATTCCACCTCGATTGATCAATGTTATGATGCTACCCGTGGCACACCTCAATGCTGGGAAACGTTCGTAGGTCAGCAGTTCTACAAACTGTTCATCGTGGACTTCGTCACCCACTTTCTGGTGACATTTTTCGTCAATTTTCCTCGTGCCATTTGCGCGCGGCACTCCAACAGTCGTATTGCGAAGTTCATCGGAGAGCAAGAATTCGAGCTTTCGAAACATGTGCTGGATGTCATCTATTCGCAAACCCTCTGCTGGCTTGGAACATTCTACACCCCTTTCCTTCCCTTGATAGCAGCTGTGttgttcttttttatgttttacattAAGAAGTTTGCCTGTCTCGTCAATTCGAATCCTTCTTCAATTTTATATCGGGCGTCACGATCGAATTCCTTGTTCATGTCAACGCTGCTGATATCCTTCACGGTTGCGATCATACCAGTAGTCTACGCATGTGCCGAGATCATTCCTTCCCGATCATGCGGTCCATTTCGAGGACTTCCTTCGGTCTGGGATCGGGCCATAAATGCTTTCATGAAGATGCCattgtttttccaaaacatcATCTTCTACTTCGGCACGGCTTCTTTCGCGGTTCCGTGCTTTGTGGTTCTTACCTTCTTCATCTACTACTATTATGCCGTTTCGGCAGCCAACCGGCATATGGTATCAGTTCTCAAGCATCAGCTTGTTCTAGAGGGACACGATAAGCAGTTTCTGCTGAGCCGTCTTAGCTTGTTCATCAAGCAACAGCAGGAGTACCAAAAACGTATGATGAGACAAGCAGCTGAACAGGGAATGCTCCCCCAGCAGGCAAATAATATACAACACTCGaacactcctccggtagctccACCGAAACCGGTGCAGCTGAAACAGGACCCTCAAGAGCAGCAACCTCCGTTGCCTCCTCGGGCAGATCGGGACTCGAAGCCAAGCAGTAGAGACCGCGACCGTAAGGAGAATGCTTCGGGAGAATGCAAATAA